TGAAAAGCTATCCCATGCTGTCACTGGTAATTCTGAGGCACTCTTAGAGCATTTGTTTGGTACGCATCCCTATGCTGAAGCTGTTCTGGCAGAGTATGCTGGACAACCAGCTGGGTTTGCCTTGTTTTTTTCTAACTATTCAACTTTTCTCACCCAGCCAGGAATTTATAGCCGTCGCCGGAAGGGTTGCGGCATATTGAGAGGGAATAGATAATCTCAAATACTCGTATGCCTGCTCCCTACAGTGATGATTTCCGCTCAAAAGTGATGGCAGCCATTGACCGTGGCGAAAAGAAAAGCCATGTCAGCCACATGTTTAATATCAGCCGCGACACAATTGACCGATGGTTGAAGCGCCGGGATCAGACTGGAAATGTACAAGCTGTGCAAGGCTATCAACGAGGGCACAGTCACCGCATCAGCGATTGGGACGAGTTTCGAGCCTTCGCCCAAAAGTACGGCGACAAGACCCAAGCTGAAATGGCGCAACGGTGGCACAAAGAGATGAGTGAACGCACGATGTCTCGTGCTTTGGCACATATCGGCTGGACTCGAAAAAAAAGAGCTATGGCTACCGAGAACGTGATGAAGCTAAACGCGTCGCGTTCCTAGCTCAACTGGCAGAGATTCCAGCATCACAACGGGTATATGTAGATGAATCGGGAATGGACGAGCGCGACGACTATGGCTATGGTTGGTGTGAGCGGGGCAAGCGATTTGAGGCGCTCAAGTCAGGACGCAGAGCCGGGCGAGTCAACATGATTGCTGCCTACTGTGAGCGACAGTTGAGTGCTCCCTTTACGGTGGAAGGTGCGTGTAATCGAGTGGTGTTTGAAACCTGGCTAGCAACTTGTTTGCTGCCGACGCTTCAGCCTGGACAGGTGGTGATTTTGGATAATGCGACGTTCCATCATGGCGGACGTATTGCAGCTTTGGTTGAGTCAGTTGGATGTCGCCTGTTGTATCTCCCTGCTTATTCCCCAGACTTGAACCGAATTGAGAAGTGCTGGGCTTGGCTTAAAACTCGGATTCGCAAGTGCTTATCTGACTCTGCTTCCCTGCGGCAGGCGATGGAGTCTGTTCTTAAGGTTGCCGCGTCCTAACCTTTATGGCGACGGCTATACCTAGAAGATTTGTTTATTTTGCCTGAATATCGGCGGCAGGGCATTGGTAAGGCGATGCTGTCTTACCTAGCTCAGCTGGCTGTTGAGCGTGGTTGTGGGCGGTTAGAATGGAGTGTTTTGGATTGGAACGAGCCAGCGATCGCTTTTTATCGTCGGATGGGTGCATCAGTTCTGGATGATTGGCGAATTTGCCGCGTGACTGGCGAATCGCTTATTCAATTAGCGGCTGAAGCGTCGTAAGCTATCAATTAACAGCGTATTGTCAGTGAAAGTTTATGGGGGTACCCGATGACCATTTGGGTAAACGAGCAGATTGACCCGTCTGGCATGATCCATGCTTGTATTGCCTGTTGTAATGAGGAGCAGGCAAACGCTTGTCATGAGTCGTATGAACAAAATTTGACCGATACCCAAAAGGCAGCTGGCTGGATTGCTCAGTTGCGAACAGTCGATTCTTGGGATGATGTGCCAGTGAATGCTTTGAAGTTGGATTAAGATCGAGACGAGTCGATACATCTGCTTACGAGCTGAATACGTTGGCGGCGATCGCTATGTAGAGCCTTTGTGTAGAACATTAGAGTTAGACACGATGGCAAGATAGCCTGTCAAAAGCCTACAAAGATAGAGGATCGTAATTAGCCTAATGGTTGGCAGAGCTACACCTCATCCAGAAAAACAACTGTAAAGTAAAACAGAAAGCCAACATCAATGAGGGAGAAGCCATGTACGTACTAATTGGTGGAGCAGGCTTAGTGGGGCTAAGTTTGGCACACAAACTCATAGAGCTAGGACATACAGTCGCCGTCATCGATATTGACCGGAACGCTTGCCGTTATGCCCGCGAACAAGTCGGAGCGATGGCATTTGAAGGAAGTGCTGTGAGTACAGAGGTTTTGCTGGAAGCAGGGATTCGCAAAGCAGACTCGGTGGCTGCTGTTCTGCGGAGTGATGCCTTAAATCTGGCATTGGTCACTCTCGCTAAGCACTATGGCGTTTCCCATATTCTGACTCGGATGCGCCATCGCGATTTTGCTGAACCACTACGCTTTGCTGGAGCCAACCACATCGTCAGTACAGTTGACCTGGCAGTTTCAACAATGGTGAATGCCATTGAGTATCCCCAGGTAGAATCAATGATGCATTTTGAGCAGGGGCAGATTGAGGTTCTGAAACTTGCCATCCCAGAAAGTTGCTATGTTGTTGGTCGTAGCGTTGCTGAAATTGCTCAAGATGTCCGCTTTCCCCCTGGTTCCCTGATTATTGGCTATCAACCTCATCCTCACATGGATTTGTTAATCCCTAACGGTAGCACCATCCTAGAGCCTGGCTCAACGGTGCTGATTGTGACGAAACCGGGCTCGTTACACCAAATCATTGACTTTATCGAGGGTTGCTCTTCATCATCTATTATTTTTAGTCGCTGAAATCCCTCGCTAGCCTGTAAAGTAAAGCAGAGAGTCAAGAGCATTAGAGGTCAGCCATGTACGTATTAATTGGCGGAGCCGGAATGATGGGGTTAAACCTAGGGCAAAAGTTATTAGAGATGGGACACACCGTTGCTGTTGTTGATACAGATCCCCTCACTTGCCGATATGCCCGCGAAAAAGTAGGGGTCATGGCATTTGAAGGAAGTGCCGTCAGTACAACGGTTCTGATTGAGGCAGGGATTCGTAAAGCCGACTCAGTGGCCGCCACTCTCAGTAGTGATG
This window of the Chroococcidiopsis sp. CCMEE 29 genome carries:
- a CDS encoding IS630 family transposase (programmed frameshift), whose translation is MPAPYSDDFRSKVMAAIDRGEKKSHVSHMFNISRDTIDRWLKRRDQTGNVQAVQGYQRGHSHRISDWDEFRAFAQKYGDKTQAEMAQRWHKEMSERTMSRALAHIGWTRKKSYGYRERDEAKRVAFLAQLAEIPASQRVYVDESGMDERDDYGYGWCERGKRFEALKSGRRAGRVNMIAAYCERQLSAPFTVEGACNRVVFETWLATCLLPTLQPGQVVILDNATFHHGGRIAALVESVGCRLLYLPAYSPDLNRIEKCWAWLKTRIRKCLSDSASLRQAMESVLKVAAS
- a CDS encoding glycogen debranching protein, producing MTIWVNEQIDPSGMIHACIACCNEEQANACHESYEQNLTDTQKAAGWIAQLRTVDSWDDVPVNALKLD
- a CDS encoding TrkA family potassium uptake protein — translated: MYVLIGGAGLVGLSLAHKLIELGHTVAVIDIDRNACRYAREQVGAMAFEGSAVSTEVLLEAGIRKADSVAAVLRSDALNLALVTLAKHYGVSHILTRMRHRDFAEPLRFAGANHIVSTVDLAVSTMVNAIEYPQVESMMHFEQGQIEVLKLAIPESCYVVGRSVAEIAQDVRFPPGSLIIGYQPHPHMDLLIPNGSTILEPGSTVLIVTKPGSLHQIIDFIEGCSSSSIIFSR